The Streptomyces sp. NBC_00286 nucleotide sequence AGTAGGTGATGGTGAGACCCTCGACGGTGAAGCCACGAGAGAGCTTCGTACCGCCGACCAGAATCTTCCATACGTGCGGAGTGCGGTCGAAGTCCAGGTCGAGCTGGGCAAAATAGCGGTCGCTGTCCCCATTCACGACGATGACCGGCTGGCCGCCCGCGCCGATGCGCTGCCGAGCTCGATGCACGTAAGAGCGGAGCTCGTCATAGGACGTCGGAGCCGGGAGATCGGCTGCGCGTGTCTCACTCACCGGCGCGAAGTCCCTTGCCCACAGGTCTGCGAGACGCTCGTGGCCTGTCGTGGAGTTGTAACCCGCCTCGTGCCACATGGTGTTGACGCGCAGCGCGAGTTCGGCGTGGTCGTCCGTGCGTACCGACTGATGAGCGAGCATCGTGTGGTGACGCAATGGGCCATCCGGTACTCCATGGTCAGCCCTGTACAGCTTCAGGGCACCAGACAGGACGAAGGCGTCCATCGCTTCTTGGAGTCGATCACCAGTGGACTCGTAAATTCCCCTGACGTGCGTCTTTTCCTGGGAGTTGGAGTACGTGCGCTCGCCCAGCGCTATCGGCGAGTTCAGGTCGTGGAAGTCCTGGATACCCATGTATCCGGTGGGGCGCGGGAGAGAGATCAGGAAGTCGCTGGGGAAGATGTCCTCGTCATCACCCGGGTCAACGAAGACATTGGCGAAGGGAGTTGCTGTGTAACCGACGTACTGCGCTCGCGGAAGAAGTTTGAGGAGCTGGGATATCAGACCGTTGATGGTCGTGCGCTCGGTACTGCCGCGCTCCCACTTCTTCGGATCCAGAGTGTTCACGGATGCCTGGTCGGACTCGTCGTCGATGATCAGGGCAGGCAGCTCCCCAAGAAGCCCACGGATCTGCTTGAGGTCCTTGACGAGCTTGGTGAGGACGGACTTGTTCTTCTTCACGACCAGGACACGAGCCGCGGCGTGGTGGATATTCGCTGGGTCATGAAGCGGGCGGGTCGGTTCACGCTTCTCGAACTCGAGGGCCCGGATGCCCTGCGCAAGGCTCTTGTAGTCGTTGTCGCGGGTTGTCAGGCGCTCAATGTCGAAGGCTCCGAGAGTGGAGGGCCGACCTCCGTGGCTTACGAACTCGGGCCAGTCGCCATCGTCGTCTACGTAGTCCACGCCGACGAGGGAGTCCAAGTCCGTCAGGTCTGCGCCGCGCAGGATGTTCTCCTGGCCGATCAATTCCATATCGAGACGACGCTGGGTCTGTGCGCGCAGCAGGTTGAGCGTGCCACCGAGCACGATGACGAGGCGGTACCCGGCATCGATTGCCTTTGCTGCGACACCGGTGAAGTTCGCTGTCTTGCCGGACTGGACGTAGCCGACGACCAGTCCCTTTGCCTGGCGGGCCGACGGTTGCTCCGGATCGGTGAGACGCTCGACGACCGCACGGCTTGCCTCGTGCAGACTTGCGATCGCTGCTTCCGGCCAGCTTTTGGCGCGGAGCTTCTGTTCGTACGACGTCCAGTAGAAGGAACGAGCGGCTGCCCGTTCCGGGGTGTACCAGCGGGTGAACTCGCGCGTGATCACTGTTGCGCCTGGCACCTTCGCCACGGGAACAGCGGCATCCAAAGTCTTGCGCAGGTCATTTCCGAATCGGAGCCGGTCGTAGACCGCTGTCCGTCGCTCTTCAGTGCGCGCTGATACGTCGAGTGCCCACTGAGGCTCTTCAGCGAAGTCCCAGGCTGTGAGGTGACGACTCCAGAGAGCAATTAGCGCCTCGTCGCCACTGATGAGGCACGCTCGGAAACGCTCCTCGCTCAGGTCTGCGTCCGGGTAGTCCTCATCGGCTGCGAGTGCGGCCCAGCGCTCGAAGTGCTTGGGGATACTGCCCATGCCCGCCAGCGCGGAGGTATGGATCTCCAGGAGCGGGTCGAAAGGGGCGTTGCTCATGCGGTGTCCTCGAACAGGAAGAGGGTCGGGGTGAAGAAGCCAGTGGGTGCAGAGGTCAGGAGGCGGACCGTTCACGCCGCTCGCGCTGGGCTCCCACCGATGCCAGGAGGATCGTGTTCCAGTAGTCAAGGCGGTCCTGGCGAGCACGTTCCCAGCGCCCGAGTCCGAAGCAGTCCTCAAGAAGCAGGTACAGCAGGGTCTTTGTCACCGGAGCGTCATTGGACCCTCCCCGCTTGCCGTCGTTGAAATCTTCACGGAACGCCTGGTTCAGGAGGATGGTGTTGTTCTCGCGGTCCAGGTCAAAGAACCGGCCATTAGGCAGCGAGCCCCAGGTGAACGCGATCGGCTCCTCGCCCGGCTTCTCAGGAAGTTCCTCCTTGATGACCCGCTTGATCTTCGGGTCCAGGCCCTTACCTGGGGGAGTGACGGACTTGCGGATGATCTCGGTGCGCTTCGCCCCATCTCTGTAGGCGGTCTCCGCATCGTTGAGAAAGGAATGAAAGGTGTGCCCGTCCGGATCCACCGCCTTCTCGACGCCTAGGGTGAAGGCTGGAGTGACGGTGACGGTCTCCTTCTTCACATCGAGGCTCAGCACGCTGTTCTCGCGCGAGGGAAGATCGACAGCAACACGGGCCAGAACGAGGTGGCTCTCGGGATTGCGCAGGCCGTTCCACCCACCTGCTTGGACGAGACGGTCATTCCGGTAGAAGTAGAAACCTTGCCGGTCGGCGAGAGCGCCGATCTGACGGAAGCCTGCTCGCTTGGACTTGGCGGGCCAGATATGGGCGGTCAGTTGAATGTCTCCCAGGCCTTCCACGGGTGTGGTGAACTTCCGGGGGTAGCCCGCTTTGCCTGGCACTTTGTACCCGAAGGGATCCAGGGCCTCGACAGCGATGTGATCAACTTCCTCGCCGAGTTCGCCCTTGCCGCTGCTCACATCCCACACGGCTATGTCGACCTTGAGGCCGCGCTGCAGAAAGCGGTGCAAGTAGAGGCCGAGATGCGTCTCTAGGCGAGAGATCGCCTTCGATAGAAAAAGGTCACTTTGGCCTCGTGTGACCGTTTCGAAGGCGCGCACTCGGTCCCAGCGCACGACCGTGCCGTGCCACTCAATGATGCCGTCGTACCGGTCAACGAGGACCTGTGCATAGAGCGGATCGACGGTGTCGCAGCGGAAACCGTCTTCGATGCCCTCCGCGGTGAGACGTCGGCCCGCGGCACGACTGCGTTTCGTACGGCTGACCACAGTCAGCGAGGAAGCGTGGGACAGGGATGCAGCCTTCAATCCCGTGCCGTACAGGCCAAGAGCGCTCTCGCCATACTCGCGGCGTCGGCCCACGGTCATCGCAGCGTCCAGGTGCGAATCGTCCATACCCCTGCCGTTGTCGATGATCAGCAGGGTGAGAATCCGGTCGGCATCGCGCAGGAAATGCACGACGATTTCGTCAGCGCCCGCGTCGATCGAGTTGTCAATCAGGTCAGCGACAGCGACTTCAAAGCCGTAGCCCTGATTGGTCAGGGCTTTGGCGTAACCGGCGTCCGGGGGCAGGTGGGTGCTGCCGGTCGTGGGGACGTCGTACTGCCAGACGGTGCCGGACTCGTAGGGCATCGCTTCCTCATGTGTACAGGTCGGGGCCTGCACAAAGAGTGACGGCCGCTAGCTCAGTGATAAGCGTGACCGTACTGCAAAGGTTGGACATAGGGGCGGTTGAACCCTGAAGAGGGGAGATAAATCCCGCCCCTCCAATGTGTTTTGGCGTAAATGGGAAGCTTTGTCAATTATGTCGGCATGTGTGCCAGTCTGTTCTGACCTTGGGCCGCCCGTGCCATCAACTGCCCAAGATCAGTGGCGGGTTGGCCGCCAAGCAGGGCGCTTGATGGGCGGGACGCGCTTGCCGCGCCCCGCGTCTCACCGGCCCTGCCGCCTTCGCGGTGCCGCCGCGTAGCCGTCGGCAGTCGGAAATTCCTGTTCAGGGGGCAAGAGAGCTGTGATTGCGCCGCCAATCCGTCAGGCGCCACCCCCATGACACCCCTCGTACGCCCGCCCCGACCCGCACCAACAAGCCCCACCCCGCTCCGGCGGCCAAGCCACCGCCCGCCCCCGCGCAGCCAGCGTCGTCGCATACTGCGGCAGCAGTGACGCGTCCGCGGGCGAAGCCAGCTCCGAGGCTGCGAACGCCTCGTACGACGGCACCGTCCCCGGCACGATGCCCAAGTTCCCGGTCCCGGAGGCTGCCAGCTCCCTCAGCGACGTCTCTATCGTCGCCAGGTGCTCCTCATGCGACGGGTACTCCGGCTCCAACGACGGGTACGCGGCGAGCAGTTCGGCCAGTTCGTCGGCCGGCCAGTGGAGTATGGCCACCGGGAAGGGGCGGGAGAGGGCTTCCCTTGCCGTCGTGAGTTCCGACTGGAGGCGGGCGATCTCTGCCTGGAGTTCCGCCGGGTTGTCCGAGCCCAGGGACCAGACCCGTTTCGGGTCGTGGAGTTCATCCAAGGAGACCGGGGCCTTGTGGAGGGTGTCCGCTCGGGTGTCCCAGTGGTCGTGGGGCATGCCCAGCATGCGGCGGACTCGGTGGCGGCCGAAGAGCAGGGGGTGGGTGGCGTACGGGGGGTCCGTTACGTCTGTCAGGAGGAGGGTGGCGCCTTCCGTGAACGTCTCCTGCGCTGCTTCCAGCTCGTCGTGGGCCTCCAGGGCCTCCGCGATGATCACCCAGGGGGCCGGGTCGCGGGGGGACGCGGCGCGGACGCCCTCGATGATCGCTCTGGCCTCCGCCTCGTGGCCGTACTCCCAGAGGTTGGCCGCCTTCAGGGCGCGTACCAGGAGGGGGTTCTCCAGGGAGTCGGGGGTGGAGAGCAGGCGGTCGTAGAGGGTGCTGGCTCGGGAGCGGTCGTCGGCCAGTTCGAGGTGGGCCGCGGCCTGCAGCAGCAGGTGCTCGGCGTCCTCGGGGTAGAGGCCGGCGGTCCGCTCCAGGCGTGCCGCTTCGGCGTTGTGGTCGACGTACTCGGCAGGCGTGTCGGGGCGCATGGGGGACACCGTACTGCCGTTCCCCTGGTGAGTTGCGGGGGTAGCCCCTATCGTGCGCCCGCGATGGGAGGGCAGGAAGCCGGGGCAGGAGGCGTGTGTATGCGGGTTCCCGTCACCAGTCGGCGGAGTCTGCGGCGGCGTGCGCTCGGCGCGCGCGTTCTCTGGAACGCTGCCGAGATCCTCGTAACCCTCGGCGTCGTCCTCATGCTCCTCGTCGTCCATCAGCTGTGGTGGACCAATCGGCAGGCCCGGGAGGGCGCCGAGCGGGAGGTCCAGGCGTTGGAGAGGGAGTGGGAGGGGAGTCAGGGGGAGGGCGGCAGCCCGTCCGTGAGCGGGGGCGGTTCCGGCGGCACGAGCAGTACAGGCGGCACGAGCAGTACAGGCGGTACGAGTAGTACGAGCGGTGCGGGCGGGTCTTCGCGGTCCGGTCAGCGGTCCGGGTCGCCGGCCAGTCCCGCCACCCCCGCCCGGCAACCCCGCTGGGATCAGGCGTACGCCATCCTCACCATCCCCCGGCTCGGGCTTCGCATCCCGGTCGCGGAAGGGATCAGCAAGCCGAACGTTCTCAACAAGGGGTACGCCGGCCACTACCCGGACACCGCTCAGCCCGGCCAGGCCGGGAACTTCGCGCTCGCGGGGCATCGGAACACGCACGGCGAGCCGTTCCGGTACATCAACCGGCTGCGGGAAGGGGACCGGATCGAGGTCGAGACGCGGGCGGCCGGATATACGTACGTCGTCGACCGGACGATCCCGCAGACCGCCCCGCGCGACGGCGGCGTCATCCGCGACGTCCCCCGCAGCCTCGTACACCCGCGGTACGGGTACTCCGACCCCGGCTACTACCTCACCCTCACCACCTGCACCCCGGAGTACACCTCCAAGTACCGCCTCGTGGTCTGGGGGAAGCTCGCCTCCATGCGGCCCCGTTAGGATGAGTCAACACGGTTGACGATATGAGGAAGGGAGGACAGCTGATGGGTGGTACGCCCGTCGCCGCCAGGTTGCGGCCGCTCGCCTTCCTCTTCCTTCTCCTCGTCGAGGTGGCGGTCCTCGACTCCGGCAGCCTCGTCGGTGCCGTCGCCTTCGCGGCGACCGCCGCGGCCGGGTCCGCGCTGGCCGCCTGTTCACTCATCGCCGCTCGGCTCGCGCCCGCCGTGCCGCCCACCCGGGTGCGTACGGCCATCCGCGACCGTGAGCGGCGTACGGCGTTCCTGCCGCAACGTGATCCCGACGCTCGGGGGCGTACGCGTCCACGAGCACCCGGCCGTCTTCTCCTGACGGCCGCGTAGGGGCACTCGGAAACAGAAGCAGTAGTCCGCAGCAGCCCTCCCCTCGGGCCGTCATGCCGACGTAGATCCAGATCCCAGGACCTTTAGATCCTCGATCTCTCATCTCCCGGTACGACGAGACCCCCGGAGGGCTCACCCATGTCCGATCTCCTGTCCGCTTTCATGTCCGTTTTCGCCGGCCTCGTCGAAGGGCTGGCCGATCTCCTCGAGCCGTTGTTCCAGGCGTCCGCGGCGGCTGCGGCGATCGTTCTGTTCACCGCGTTCGTACGACTCCTCGTGCACCCTCTCTCCCGGGCCGCGGCGCGCGGGCAGCGGGAGCGGGCCAAGCTGCAGCCGCAGATCGCCGCGCTGCGGAAGAAGTACGGGAAGAACCCGGAGAAGCTGCAGAAGGCCGTACTGGAGTTGCACGCGAAGGAGAAGGTCTCGCCGCTGTCGGGCTGTCTGCCGAGTCTGTTCCAGTTGCCGGCCTTCTTTCTGCTCTACCACCTGTTCTCGAACTCGACGATCGGCGGCGAGGCGAACTCCCTGCTCGCGCACAAGCTGTTCGCGGCGCCGCTCGGCGGACGGTGGATGGATGCGTTGGGGGAGGGCGGGGTGTTCGGGGCGCACGGGCTCGTCTATCTCGGGCTGTTCGCCGTCGTCACCGTCGTCGCCACCTTCAACTACCGGCGTACGAAGCGGCAGATGGGCGCGATGACCGGAGTGGCGGCCGCGGGGAGCGGTGAGCAGCAGCAGGTGCCGGGGATGGGGGCCGTGCTGAAGTTCATGCCGCTGATGTCGTTCATGACGCTGTTCACGGTCGCCTTCGTGCCGTTGGCCGCCGCGTTGTACGTGGTGACCAGTACGACGTGGAGTGCGGTCGAGCGGGCTGTGCTGTACCGGGACATGCCGGGGGCCTCGCCGTTGGCGGCTGCCACCGGGTGAAGGTCCACGTGCTGAACCGGGGCTTGCGGAGTGGACGTACAGCTTGGAGGATCGACCAGACCTCCGATGGTTGTGCACGTGGTGCAGAGAGATGGGGATCATGAAGCTGCTGCGAGTCGGTACGGCTGGGGCGGAGCGGCCCGCGCTGCTCGATGCCGAGGGGGTTCTACGGGACCTGTCGGGCATCGTCGCGGACATCGACGGGGCGTTGCTCGCCGACGACGCGGCGCTCGGGCGGATCCGGAGCGCGGCCGAGGCGGGGGAGCTGCCCGCCCTGGACGCGGCGGGGCTGCGGGTCGGGCCGCCGCTCGCCCGGATCGGCAAGGTCGTCTGCATCGGCCTCAACTACCACGACCACGCCACCGAGACCGGCGCCGAGCCGCCCGCCGAGCCGGTCATCTTCTTCAAGGCCGCGGACACGGTCGTCGGGCCGTACGACACCGTGCTCGTGCCGCGCGGCTCCGAGAAGACCGACTGGGAGGTCGAGCTGGCGATCGTCATCGGGCGTACGGCGCGCTATCTCGGCTCGCACGAGGAGGCGCTCGCGCATGTCGCCGGGTACGCGGTGGCGCACGACGTCTCCGAGCGCGCCTTCCAGATCGAGCGCGGCGGCACCTGGGACAAGGGCAAGAACTGCGAGACGTTCAACCCGCTCGGGCCGTGGCTCGTGACGTCGGACGAGGTGCCGGACCCGCAGCAGCTGTCCCTGAAGCTGTGGGTCAACGGCGAGCTGAAGCAGGACGGCAACACGTCCGACCAGATCTTTCCGGTTGCCGAAGTGGTGCGTTACGTAAGCCAGTTCATGACCCTCTACCCGGGCGACATCATCAACACGGGTACGCCGGCGGGGGTCGCCCTCGGCCAGCCCGAGCCGAAGCCGTTCCTACGGGCCGGCGACGTGGTGGAGCTGGAGATCGAGGGGCTGGGGCGGCAGCGGCAGGAGCTCAAGGACGCGTAGCGCCTCCGGCGGTGGCGAGTGTGACGGCGACGCTCGGCAGTCCGGCGTGACCGGGGTGCCGAGCGTATCGTTGTACTGCGCGACTGCCCGCCAACCGTGCGGCAGCGGGGAGGAGCGGCAACGGTGTCTGTTCTCGAAGACAGGATCGTGATGGCCGAGCAGAGCGACGAGCTCACCCTCGACAAGATGTTCGAGTGGCTTGAGCCCGCCCCCGAGGGATTCAAGGTCGAGATCGTCCAGGGGGCCATCTACATGTCGCCGCAGAGGGACAACCACTGGGACATCATCCTGGATATCGTCGAGCAGCTTAGGGCGAAGTACCCTCGCCAGCGCCTGAAGTCGGACGTCCGGATCGACTACCCCGGCCGCCTGAACGGCTACGCCTCCGATGTCGTCGCCCTCAAGGAAGGCGCGGTCCAGGACGACAAGGGCCGCTGGCGCTACCAGGACGTCGAGTTCGTCGCTGAGGTGATCTCCAAGGACACAGCGGCCAACGACTACGGCCCGAAGCTCGAGACCTACGCCGCCGCCGGGGTGCCGGTGTACCTGATCGTCGACCCGTACACCGGCGAGTGGCACCTGCATGCCCGTCCCAAGGGCGGCGAGTATCGCGCGAATCTGACCCTGGACTTCGGCGACGAGATTGACCTGACCCAGACTCCGGTTGGTATCAAGCTCACCACGGCCGAGTTCCCGCGCGAGGGCGGCGCCCCGGCCAAGGCGGCCTCCGGCAACGCCTAGCCCGCGATAAACCGCTCCAGCGCCTCCACCACCATCGCGTGATCCTCCAGCTGCGGCAGTCCCGACACCACCACCGTGCCGATCACGCCCGCGCCCTCGACCGTGATCGGGAAGGCGCCGCCGTGGGCCGCGTACACGTCCGGGTCGAGGCGGGAGTCGTCCTCGAACGTGGTGCCCTTGGCTCGGAAGCGGGTGCCGACGAGGAGGGACGAGGCGGCGTAGCGCTCTACGACTCGGCGTTTACGGGTGATCCAGGCGTCGTTGTCGGGGGTGGAGCCGGGGAGGGCGGCGTGGAAGAGCTGTTGGCCGGAGCGGGTGATGTCGATGGCTACCGGGGCGGCCCGCTCGCGGGCGAGGTCGACCATGAGTGTGCCCAGGGTCCAGGCGTCGTCGTAGGTGAAGTGGGGGAGCGTCAAGCGGCGTTCCTGGGCCTCCAGTTCGGCGATGCTGGGGGCGAGGGTGGAGGAGTCGGGGGTCACAGGGTCACCGTCATTCCGTTGCGGGCCGAGTGGCGGGCGGCTTCCAGTACGTCCAGGGCTGCGGCCGCTTCCAGGGCGGTGACCGGGTTTTCGGCGGTGCCTTGGAGGGCGGCGGCGAGGGCGGCGTAGTAGGCGGGGTAGGCGCCCGGGAGGGTGGGGATGGGACGGCCGCCGCCGGTTACGGGGGACTCGCCGGAGCCGATGCGGCCCCACAGGTTCTCGGACTCAACTCCCCAGTCCTTGTCCGGTGTTGGGCGTTCGCCCTCGCGGAGGGCGGCTTCCTGGGGGTCCAGGCCGTACTTCACGTAGCCGGCCTTCGAGCCCAGGACGCGGAAGCGGGGGCCTAGTTGGGCGGTGGTGGCGGAGGCGTAGAGGTGGGTGCGGACGCCGTTCGTGTGCGTGAGCGCGATGAACGTGTCGTCGTCCGCCTCCGCGCCGGGGCGGCGTACGTCCGACTCCGCGTACACCGAGGCCGCGGGGCCGAAGAGGACCAGGGCCTGGTCGACGACGTGACTGCCGAGGTCGTACAGCAGACCTCCGACCTCTTCCGGGTCGCCGGACTCGCGCCAGCCGCCCTTGAGCTCGGGGCGCCAGCGCTCGAAGCGGGACTCGAAGCGGTAGACGTCGCCGAGTTCGCCGTCGGCGAGGAGCTTCTGGAGGGTCAGGAAGTCGTGGTCCCAGCGGCGGTTCTGGAAGACGGAGAGGAGGAGTCCGCGGGCGTCGGCCAACGCGGCCAGTTCACGTGCCTCGGCCGCCGTGCCCGCGATCGGCTTGTCGACCACGACCGGGAGGCCCGCCTTGAGGGCGGCGGTGGCGAGCGGGACGTGGGTCTTGTTCGGGGAGGCGATGACGATCAGGTCCAAGTCGTCGGCGCGGGCCCAGAGTTCCTCGGGGGACGCCGCGATCCGTACGTCCGGGAATTCGGTACGCGCCTGCTGCTGCCGCTCCGGATTCGCCGTGACGATCGTGTCGAGGCGGAGTCCCTCGGTGGCGGCGATCAGGGGGGCGTGGAAGACGGAGCCTGCGAGGCCGTAGCCGATGAGGCCTACGCGGGATGCGCGGGAGGGGGCGACAGGAGGGGTGTCGGTCATGTTCTCCACCATGCCCCACACTTAAGCAACGCTGTTGCCAAACAGCAACCCGGGGGACAATGGGTTCGTGAACAGGACCAACGGCGGAGGCGGAGCGAATCTCTACGCACTGCGCGGCTACAACGCCGCGCTGGTGCTCGATCTGCTGCGCAGCGCCGGGCGCGCGGGCATCAGCCGGCTCGAACTCGCCGAGCGTACGGGGCTGACTCCGCAGGCCGTCAGCAAGATCACCGCGCGGCTGCGGGACGACGGGCTGGTGGAGGAGGCGGGGCGCCAGGCCTCCACGGGCGGCAAGCCGCGGACGTCGCTGCGCCTCGTACCGGAGGCCGGGCATGCGGTGGGCCTGCATCTTGAACGCGATGAGCTGCGGGCCGTACTCGTCGATCTGACCGGGGCGGTCGCGGGGGAGCGGCGGGGGCCACTGGATCTGGGGGCGGGCGCGGAGGCCGTGGTGGAGGTGGCCGCGAGGGAGGTCGAAGGGCTGGTCGGAGGGGTGGACGAGGAGCTGGGGGCGGTTCTGGGAGTCGGGGTTGCCATGCCCGGGCCTCTCGACCACACCCACGGGGTGCTGCATCGGGTGACCGGGTTTCCCGAGTGGGACGGGTTTCCGCTGCGGGACGCGTTGGCTCGGCGGCTGGGGATGCCGGTCGTACTGGACAAGGACACGAATGCCGCTGCGCTCGGGCTCGCGGTGGAAGGGGAGGTCGGGTCCTTCGCGTATCTGCATCTTGGTACGGGGCTGGGGGCCGGGCTCGTACTGGGTGGGGCCGTGCATCGGGGGGCGCATACCGGGGCGGGGGAGTTCGGGCATCAGGTGATCCAGCTGGACGGGCCGGTGTGTTCGTGCGGGGATCGAGGGTGCGTCGAGGTGTTGTGCCTGGAGGCTGTGGCTCGGGGGGATGTGGACGAGGCGGCTCGGGTGCTGGGCGCCGGCGCTGCCAATGTGGTGGGGCTGCTTGATATTGATCTTGTGCTGTTGGGTGGGCGGATTGTGACTGCTGAGCCTGAGCGGTTTGTTCGGGGGGTGGGGGCCGTGCTCGATGCTCGAGCTCGGCGGGAGGGGGCCAGTAGTCCCGTGCCTGTGCGGGTTGCCTCCGGCGGGGAGTGGGGGGTGGCTGAGGGGGCTGCTCAGTTGTTGTTGGCGCCGTTGTTTGGGCGGGCCGAGGGGTAGTAGCTCGGGAGCTCGGGGGGTGACTTCGCGGGTGCGGGTGCGGGTGCGGGTGCGGGTGCGGGTGCGGGTGCGGGTGCGTTGTGGCTGGTCGCTCCCCCACTCTCGACTCCTCCCCCACTCTCGACTCCTCCCCCACTCTCGGCTCCTCCCCCACTCTCGGCTTCGCTCGAGCGGGGGGACCCCCATGAGCGGGGGGACCCCCATCGCGGCGGAGCCGCAAATTGATACAGCCCCGCGCCCCTTAAGGGGCGCCCTTGCTGAGGCGACGTGTAGGGGTGCCCCTCCGCTGCTGAGCCGTGCTCGGCGGCCAAGTCCGCGCTGAGCCGGCGCAGGGGCGTGACCGGCGGATGGGGCCCACGCTGCGGCGGCGCAGAGTAGGGACCGGCGGATAGGTCCCCGCAGGCGCAGAGTAGGGACCGGCGGATAGGTCCCCGCAGAGCCGGCGCAAAGGCCTGGCCGCCGGACAGGCCCCCGCTGAGCCGACGTGCTGAAATCGACCCCCGAACGGGGTCCGGCAGGAGCCCTCAGACTGCCTGCCGTCGTGGGCCCCGGCAGGCTCCTGTGTTCATGCGACTGCCTACCTCTTTGTCCGCTTTCCTCCTGGTTCTCTCCCTAGCCGCCGCCCTTGCTCCCCTGCCCGCGCACGCCCTCGCTCCCGAGCCCAACTGCTCTGCCCCCTCCGGCAGTCGGGCATTCCCTATCCGTACTCGGATTCACGGTGGGCCCTCCGTGTATGAGGCCGGAGGTGGATATCGGAGCTGGTATCTCGCGCTCACCAACACCACCCGGGAGACGTGCCGGAGCATCCACCCCGTCGTCGTGCTGGTGGATCAGAAGCGGGTGCTGGAGGGTGGGCAGGTGCGGCTCCAGTTCTACGAATCGGAAGGCGCGGGGGCGCGGGCGTATCCCGTCCGCTTCGAGCGGAGTGGGGAGGACGAGAGCGTCGGGGTGTTCGATGACGGGGACGGGGGGTTTTCGGGGTTCAGCGTGGGGGCGGGTAAGACGGTGTCCGTCAGGGTTCGGCTTGCTGTTGCCGAGGGTGCCGTGTCCAACGATGTTGTTGCCAGCGCGGCCGTCGTGCGGCGGCATGACGATGGCGATGATGGGGACTGGGTGGGGCAGTCGAACGACTACCGGTTTCGTATCGTCGATGAGGACGCGTCTCAAGTGCCCCGAGACCCAAGCCAGTTGCCTCAAGATCCTCAAGAGTCTCCAGACGGGGCAACCCCCGAACCCGTACCCGAGAAAGGGTTCCCGTTCCCCGACGAGCTGGCCGGTACCGGGCCCGCCTCCCGGCGTGGGCTTCTCGGAACGGCGGCCGCCGGCCTGCTGCTCATCGCCACCGGCGCCGGCGCCATGCTCATCGCCCGACGCCGCCGCCGACGCTGAGCCCCGAGCCGCCTGCCGCCCTTCGCTGCCCACCCGGCCTGCCCACAGGCCGGACTCCCCTCCGTCAAGATCCGGCCGCTGGCTACCCTGAGACGCTGGCACACGCGTACGTCAGGAGACCGGACATGGCAGAGCGCAAGCCCATCGAGTCGTGGCTCACCGACATGGACGGTGTACTCATCCACGAGGGCGTGCCCATCCCCGGCGCCGACGCCTTCATCAAGAAGCTCAGGGAGTCCGGGCGCCCCTTCCTGGTGCTCACCAACAACTCCATCTACACCGCCCGTGACCTGCACGCCCGCCTCCAGCGCATGGGGCTGGACGTCCCCGTCGAGAACATCTGGACCTCCGCCCTGGCCACCGCCCAGTTCCTGGACGACCAGCGGCCCGGCGGCACCGCGTACGTCATAGGCGAGGCGGGCATGACCACGGCGCTGCACGACATCGGGTACGTCCTCACCGACCACGAGCCCGACTATGTAGTCCTCGGCGAGACCCGTACTTATTCATTCGAGGCCATGACGAAGGCGGTGCGGCTGATCAACGGCGGGGCCCGTTTCATCTGCACCAACCCCGACGAGACCGGGCCGTCCGCCGAGGGCCCGTTGCCCGCCACCGGCGCCGTGGCCGCGCTGATCACCAAGGCGACCGGCAAGAAGCCGTACTTCGCGGGCAAGCCGAACCCGCTGATGATGCGTACGGGGCTCAATGCCATCGGCGCGCACTCCGAGACCAGCGCCATGATCGGCGACCGGATGGACACGGATGTCCTGGCC carries:
- a CDS encoding heme-degrading domain-containing protein, coding for MTPDSSTLAPSIAELEAQERRLTLPHFTYDDAWTLGTLMVDLARERAAPVAIDITRSGQQLFHAALPGSTPDNDAWITRKRRVVERYAASSLLVGTRFRAKGTTFEDDSRLDPDVYAAHGGAFPITVEGAGVIGTVVVSGLPQLEDHAMVVEALERFIAG
- a CDS encoding fumarylacetoacetate hydrolase family protein; the protein is MKLLRVGTAGAERPALLDAEGVLRDLSGIVADIDGALLADDAALGRIRSAAEAGELPALDAAGLRVGPPLARIGKVVCIGLNYHDHATETGAEPPAEPVIFFKAADTVVGPYDTVLVPRGSEKTDWEVELAIVIGRTARYLGSHEEALAHVAGYAVAHDVSERAFQIERGGTWDKGKNCETFNPLGPWLVTSDEVPDPQQLSLKLWVNGELKQDGNTSDQIFPVAEVVRYVSQFMTLYPGDIINTGTPAGVALGQPEPKPFLRAGDVVELEIEGLGRQRQELKDA
- a CDS encoding Uma2 family endonuclease: MSVLEDRIVMAEQSDELTLDKMFEWLEPAPEGFKVEIVQGAIYMSPQRDNHWDIILDIVEQLRAKYPRQRLKSDVRIDYPGRLNGYASDVVALKEGAVQDDKGRWRYQDVEFVAEVISKDTAANDYGPKLETYAAAGVPVYLIVDPYTGEWHLHARPKGGEYRANLTLDFGDEIDLTQTPVGIKLTTAEFPREGGAPAKAASGNA
- a CDS encoding ROK family transcriptional regulator, which codes for MNRTNGGGGANLYALRGYNAALVLDLLRSAGRAGISRLELAERTGLTPQAVSKITARLRDDGLVEEAGRQASTGGKPRTSLRLVPEAGHAVGLHLERDELRAVLVDLTGAVAGERRGPLDLGAGAEAVVEVAAREVEGLVGGVDEELGAVLGVGVAMPGPLDHTHGVLHRVTGFPEWDGFPLRDALARRLGMPVVLDKDTNAAALGLAVEGEVGSFAYLHLGTGLGAGLVLGGAVHRGAHTGAGEFGHQVIQLDGPVCSCGDRGCVEVLCLEAVARGDVDEAARVLGAGAANVVGLLDIDLVLLGGRIVTAEPERFVRGVGAVLDARARREGASSPVPVRVASGGEWGVAEGAAQLLLAPLFGRAEG
- a CDS encoding HAD-IIA family hydrolase; the protein is MAERKPIESWLTDMDGVLIHEGVPIPGADAFIKKLRESGRPFLVLTNNSIYTARDLHARLQRMGLDVPVENIWTSALATAQFLDDQRPGGTAYVIGEAGMTTALHDIGYVLTDHEPDYVVLGETRTYSFEAMTKAVRLINGGARFICTNPDETGPSAEGPLPATGAVAALITKATGKKPYFAGKPNPLMMRTGLNAIGAHSETSAMIGDRMDTDVLAGLEAGMMTFLVLTGLTTPEDVERYPYRPSKVVDSIAALVDRV
- a CDS encoding Gfo/Idh/MocA family oxidoreductase; amino-acid sequence: MTDTPPVAPSRASRVGLIGYGLAGSVFHAPLIAATEGLRLDTIVTANPERQQQARTEFPDVRIAASPEELWARADDLDLIVIASPNKTHVPLATAALKAGLPVVVDKPIAGTAAEARELAALADARGLLLSVFQNRRWDHDFLTLQKLLADGELGDVYRFESRFERWRPELKGGWRESGDPEEVGGLLYDLGSHVVDQALVLFGPAASVYAESDVRRPGAEADDDTFIALTHTNGVRTHLYASATTAQLGPRFRVLGSKAGYVKYGLDPQEAALREGERPTPDKDWGVESENLWGRIGSGESPVTGGGRPIPTLPGAYPAYYAALAAALQGTAENPVTALEAAAALDVLEAARHSARNGMTVTL